Proteins co-encoded in one Cercospora beticola chromosome 7, complete sequence genomic window:
- a CDS encoding uncharacterized protein (antiSMASH:Cluster_1): MTPTDETVAGQASVQDNSSENDYINVDELILVPPQQIIQRDEYWDKKDMCWKLVEPKLELKSNDQLQPHVLLVRRVFDKNMNPTHTEVDVNGPVLRGTLINIFRDSPGFPLTARKRTLKPEWFFWALNDLQNVAAHCRDVGDDGLFEIEAGLLFIAQHHPIILAELSQLSITTMISYHELWAIYAPNTLIYGKDPLEQERVWRVIKAASECKQDGQREFRIEAEYSEADGYNVGLVSTILTMPVYEGSVSISTLAYRPLHLLPQREQIWNALLARADKQLSFLRSSCKIQEHEGEGVVFGTPDTTSWEQKEPRRFYFRGRVMIDPVKYRAVEQAPLIPQISRFREFSHEAISMVNPDGRAARLGSELLPRKAAIDAEDIQSPIQEDPDLIFDPFASLSLPPPPPPPFLNFHTGDLQSSNQPLSEQELEAILSSLRDTDKTLFSGLLFGFSLTDARWAAFSTSDVSNITWRKDMLSSLVISAPVLTSMRQLIQSHSSRAPFDDFVPGKGQGLIGLFSGQPGLGKTFTAEAIAETAEKPLYSISSGALGSAASDINTNLRQIMNLCAHWQAVLLLDEADVFLAKRNIYDLERNAIVSVFLRELEYYPGIMILTTNQPEIIDAAFQSRIHFCYRYPALDWRARRQVWLQFIEKAEISLGADRVNVDGAGLSELADLDYNGRQIKNAVSIAMTLAGGKEGKVLSTDSILEVARTLQAFDFSAPGTESDVDD, encoded by the exons ATGACGCCGACCGATGAGACCGTGGCCGGGCAGGCCAGTGTTCAGGACAATTCCTCCGAGAATGACTACATCAATGTCGACGAATTGATCCTCGTGCCTCCACAACAGATCATCCAACGTGATGAATA CTGGGACAA GAAAGACATGTGCTGGAAGCTGGTCGAACCGAAGCTAGAATTGAAGAGCAACGATCAGCTTCAGCCGCACGTATTACTAGTGCGCAGAGTCTTCGACAAGAACATGAATCCGACACACACAGAAGTCGATGTGAATGGACCTGTTCTTCGGGGCACTCTCATCAACATTTTCCGCGATAGTCCAGGATTCCCACTGACGGCCAGGAAGCGTACC CTGAAGCCCGAATGGTTCTTCTGGGCGCTGAACGATCTCCAAAATGTTGCAGCACACTGCCGAGATGTTGGGGATGACGGCCTCTTCGAGATCGAAGCTGGTTTGCTATTCATCGCACAACATCACCCCATCATACTCGCAGAGCTTAGCCAGCTCTCGATCACAACGATGATCTCGTATCATGAATTGTGGGCCATATATGCGCCTAACACACTCATCTACGGCAAAGATCCCCTTGAGCAAGAACGTGTATGGCGTGTCATCAAAGCTGCCAGCGAATGTAAACAAGACGGCCAACGAGAATTCAGAATCGAAGCGGAATATTCTGAGGCGGATGGCTACAATGTTGGCTTGGTCTCTACGATTCTGACGATGCCGGTCTATGAGGGCAGTGTGTCGATCAGTACACTTGCTTACAGGCCTTTGCACTTACTGCCGCAACGTGAACAGATCTGGAATGCACTTCTGGCGAGAGCGGACAAGCAGCTGTCGTTCTTGCGGTCCTCTTGCAAGATCCAGGAGCATGAGGGCGAAGGCGTGGTTTTTGGTACCCCAGACACAACCTCCTGGGAGCAGAAAGAACCGCGGCGCTTTTAT TTCCGTGGACGTGTCATGATTGATCCAGTCAAGTACAGAGCTGTGGAACAAGCGCCACTGATACCTCAGATATCCCGCTTCCGCGAGTTTTCCCATGAAGCAATCTCGATGGTCAACCCAGATGGTAGAGCG GCCCGTCTAGGCAGCGAACTACTTCCAAGAAAAGCTGCCATCGATGCAGAAGACATTCAAAGCCCTATTCAAGAGGATCCCGACCTTATATTCGATCCATTCGCTAGCCTGAGCctccctccgccgccgccaccaccattCCTCAACTTCCACACTGGCGACCTCCAAAGCAGCAATCAACCCCTCAGCGAGCAAGAACTCGAAGCCATCCTGTCCTCTCTACGAGATACAGACAAAACACTCTTCTCCGGCCTCCTCTTTGGCTTCAGTCTCACCGATGCCCGCTGGGCGGCCTTCTCCACATCAGACGTCTCCAACATAACCTGGAGAAAAGACATGCTCTCCTCCCTCGTCATCTCCGCTCCCGTCCTAACTTCCATGCGTCAATTGATCCAATCCCACAGCTCCCGCGCTCCATTCGACGATTTCGTCCCCGGAAAAGGTCAAGGTCTTATCGGTCTCTTCTCAGGCCAGCCAGGATTAGGGAAGACTTTCACGGCCGAAGCGATCGCGGAGACAGCTGAGAAACCATTGTATTCCATCTCTTCTGGTGCTTTGGGTTCTGCTGCGAGTGATATCAACACCAATCTCCGCCAAATCATGAATCTTTGCGCGCATTGGCAGGCTGTTCTATTGCTTGATGAAGCGGATGTTTTTCTTGCAAAGAGAAACATCTATGATTTGGAACGGAATGCCATTGTTAGTGTGTTTTTGAGAGAATTGGAGTATTATCCGGGCATCATGATCTTGACGACGAATCAGCCGGAGATTATTGATGCGGCTTTTCAAA GCCGCATTCACTTTTGCTACCGCTACCCAGCACTCGACTGGCGAGCTCGCCGGCAAGTCTGGCTGCAATTCATTGAGAAAGCTGAAATCTCGTTGGGTGCTGACAGAGTGAACGTCGATGGCGCTGGTTTGAGTGAGCTTGCGGATTTGGACTATAATGGACGACAGATCAAGAATGCTGTCAGCATTGCTATGACTTTGGCTGGAGGTAAGGAGGGAAAGGTTCTGAGTACGGACAGTATTTTGGAGGTTGCAAGGACTTTGCAGGCGTTTGACTTTAGCGCGCCCGGGACTGAGAGTGATGTTGATGATTGA
- a CDS encoding uncharacterized protein (antiSMASH:Cluster_1) produces the protein MAVDIVQICQTYSSVPVEPVHGGDCFLQLYSIRLIDADTIDPDPVDPKSEHSLNDELTETYDLLEAWGVALFSVHKLAKIYLFPEPSVRSDRVRRDLVRNKFLHLQRADVQ, from the coding sequence ATGGCTGTCGACATTGTGCAAATATGCCAGACATACAGTAGCGTTCCGGTAGAACCTGTACATGGAGGTGATTGCTTCTTGCAGCTCTACAGCATTCGTCTTATCGATGCAGACACTATCGATCCAGATCCAGTCGACCCGAAAAGTGAGCATTCGCTGAACGATGAATTGACAGAAACCTatgatcttctcgaagcttGGGGTGTCGCGCTTTTCTCCGTTCACAAGTTGGCGAAGATCTACCTCTTCCCTGAGCCATCGGTGCGAAGCGATCGCGTAAGGCGGGACCTGGTCAGAAATAAATTCTTGCACTTGCAACGAGCGGACGTTCAGTAG
- a CDS encoding uncharacterized protein (antiSMASH:Cluster_1) — protein sequence MSLKALAVLPLVAIQGVLAYPWVASAPGVDSSILKSGAYRRDDPNCPFNPNHEPAAPLTAQFPYNNARFPARGNQRGGYPVPAPGDTAHEFRAPRPGIDIRGPCPGLNAAANHGFLARDGIVTYAELVDAQQNMYNVGFTLANILAIAGVGLDGDLISNKVSLGCDATSRTRSPLSLLASQPGLNGHNKFEADSSLTRNDFFTGPGNDNFRVNTTLFGFMMDTCQGNCGREELSIYREQRWQQSMRENGNFFFGPGSLLLYGAATFLYELFPGEGGSPDEATMMSFFAISKDANGNYVQNSGERVPPNWRPRVESYDSEVTSEILQMYLLNPVLFGGNIGPNNFNGLNSGEAIRNGTLVNTAPGAAACLIYQAIASGFPATFGEAINLPISVLNQITDRLAPFASNFGCPVNHNDGSP from the exons ATGTCGTTGAAAGCTCTCGCAGTTCTTCCGCTCGTCGCCATCCAAGGCGTCCTTGCTTACCCATGGGTAGCAAGTGCTCCCGGCGTTGACTCTTCCATCCTCAAGAGTGGTGCTTATCGAAGGGATGATCCAAACTGCCCGTTCAACCCCAATCACGAGCCGGCCGCTCCACTGACAGCCCAATTTCCCTACAATAATGCCCGCTTTCCCGCACGAGGCAACCAGCGAGGTGGCTATCCTGTGCCCGCGCCTGGCGATACAGCGCACGAGTTCCGCGCTCCTCGCCCTGGTATCGACATTCGTGGCCCTTGTCCTGGT TTGAACGCCGCAGCCAATCATGGATTCCTCGCAAGAGACGGCATAGTTACCT ACGCCGAGCTCGTGGACGCTCAGCAGAATATGTACAATGTCGGCTTCACACTTGccaacatcctcgccatTGCAGGTGTCGGACTT GATGGAGATTTGATCAGCAACAAAGTTTCCCTCGGATGTGATGCGACATCTCGCACTCGCTCTCCTTTGAGTCTTCTTGCTAGCCAGCCTGGATTGAATGGGCACAACAAATTCGAGGCAGACTCCAGTCTCACCCG AAATGACTTCTTCACCGGACCAGGCAACGACAACTTCAGAGTCAACACTACG CTCTTCGGTTTCATGATGGACACCTGCCAAGGCAACTGTGGCCGAGAAGAGCTGTCCATCTATCGTGAGCAGCGCTGGCAGCAGAGCATGAGGGAGAATGGCAACTTCTTCTT CGGCCCAGGCAGTCTGCTCCTCTATGGAGCTGCAACCTTCCTGTACGAGCTGTTCCCGGGCGAGGGTGGTTCTCCAGATGAGGCG ACCATgatgtccttcttcgccatctcGAAAGATGCCAATGGAAATTACGTCCAGAACAGTGGCGAGCGCGTGCCGCCGAACTGGCGCCCAAGAGTCGAATCCTACGATAGCGAGGTCACCAGCGAGATCCTCCAGATGTATCTCCTCAAT CCTGTCCTCTTTGGCGGTAACATTGGCCCAAATAACTTCAATGGACTCAACTCGGGAGAGGCGATTCGGAACGGGACTCTTGTAAACACGGCCCCTGGTGCAGCAGCTTGCTTGATCTACCAAGCCATCGCCTCAGGTTTCCCAGCGACCTTTGGTGAGGCTATCAATTTGCCAATCAGTGTCTTGAACCAGATCACGGACAGATTGGCTCCTTTCGCATCGAACTTTGGTTGCCCGGTGAACCATAACGATGGCTCGCCCTGA
- a CDS encoding uncharacterized protein (antiSMASH:Cluster_1): MKFSTSAAVLALGAANLAGAAPVANADAKYVKVVGKRQFYPVYGVNSNEKRNAQFYPVYGVNSNEKRDAQFYPVYGVNSNEKRDAQFYPVYGVNSNEKRDAQFYPVYGVNSNEKREPQFYPVYGVNSNEKREPQFYPVYGVNGGEEKRDAQFYPVYGANGEEKKRDAQFYPVYGANGEEKRDAQFYPVYGANGEEKRDAQFYPVYGVNGEEEKRDAQFYPVYGANGEEKRDAQFYPVYGVNGEEEKRDAQFYPVYGVNGEEEKRDAQFYPVYGVNGEEEKRDAQFYPVYGVSAEEEKREAHGDEE, encoded by the exons ATGAAGTTCTCCACCTCCGCTGCCGTCCTCGCTCTTGGAGCCGCCAACTTGGCTGGAGCT GCACCAGTTGCAAATGCAGATGCCAAGTACGTGAAGGTGGTTGGCAAGCGCCAGTTCTACCCCGTGTACGGAGTCAACTCCAACGAGAAGCGTAACGCCCAGTTCTACCCGGTGTACGGCGTGAACTCCAACGAGAAGCGGGATGCCCAGTTCTACCCAGTGTATGGCGTGAACTCGAACGAGAAGCGAGACGCTCAATTCTACCCCGTGTATGGAGTCAACTCCAACGAGAAGCGCGACGCTCAGTTCTACCCGGTGTATGGGGTCAACTCTAACGAGAAGAGAGAGCCTCAGTTCTACCCAGTTTATGGAGTCAACTCCAACGAGAAGAGAGAGCCCCAATTCTACCCAGTATATGGAGTCAATGGTGGGGAGGAGAAGCGCGATGCCCAGTTCTATCCAGTCTACGGCGCCaacggcgaggagaagaagcgtgaTGCTCAATTCTATCCGGTCTATGGTGCGAatggcgaggagaagcgtgacGCGCAGTTCTACCCAGTCTATGGTGCCAatggcgaggagaagcgtgatgCGCAGTTCTACCCAGTGTATGGCGTGAacggcgaagaggagaagcgtgacGCTCAGTTCTACCCAGTTTATGGCGCGAATGGCGAAGAGAAGCGCGATGCCCAGTTCTACCCAGTTTATGGCGTGaacggcgaggaggagaagcgtgatgCGCAGTTCTACCCAGTTTATGGCGTGAacggcgaagaggagaagcgtgatgCGCAGTTCTACCCAGTTTATGGCGTGAacggcgaagaggagaagcgtgatgCGCAGTTCTACCCCGTCTACGGCGTCAGtgccgaggaggagaagcgcgagGCCCACGGAGACGAAGAGTAA
- a CDS encoding uncharacterized protein (antiSMASH:Cluster_1), translated as MVAFPTVSKQYERLRHSGDSQEALLEKDGEPQRTSRWSKERIIIAVETTVIAILLAVVAVQSVRIGRGQIWKRGFSTDYGNIGDIIPFKKQVFINPLRPTEDYSALKMEWKEGEPHYTGEPGPEMDEAWDKLLSMTTFNITGEAAKPAIGKTYSYEEGTYAMGFEVFHALHCINNIRMMMYPDNYILREPPEETEMHKAHCLDYLRQYVQCNADLTPFWGDWVPKYRLVLRPYTPHTCRDFSQLQNWITENSASTEALSS; from the exons ATGGTGGCGTTTCCGACAGTCTCAAAGCAATACGAGCGCCTTCGCCATAGCGGCGATAGTCAAGAAGCGCTTCTGGAGAAAGATGGCGAGCCACAACGGACGAGCAGATGGAGCAAAGAACGAATCATTATCGCAGTTGAGACCACTGTGATAGCGATATTATTGGCTGTGGTGGCGGTACAGAGTGTTCGAATCGGACGAGGACAAATATGGAAGCGTGGCTTTTCCACAGACTATG GCAATATCGGAGACATCATACCCTTTAAGAAGCAAGTTTTTATCAATCCTTTGCGACCCACAGAAGACTATTCGGCTCTCAAGATGGAGTGGAAAGAGGGTGAACCACATTACACGGGCGAGCCAGGTCCGGAGATGGATGAAGCCTGGGATAAATTGTTGTCAA TGACCACCTTCAACATCACCGGTGAGGCGGCAAAGCCAGCGATCGGTAAAACGTACTCGTATGAAGAAGGAACATACGCCATGGGTTTTGAGGTCTTCCATGCCCTGCATTGCATTAACAACATCCGAATGATGATGTATCCGGACAATTACATCTTGAGGGAGCCTCCGGAGGAGACTGAGATGCATAAAG CTCACTGCCTCGATTATCTGCGACAATATGTCCAGTGCAACGCGGACTTGACACCATTCTGGGGCGACTGGGTTCCAAAGTATCGGCTGGTACTCCGGCCGTATACACCTCACACTTGTCGAGACTTTAGCCAACTTCAGAATTGGATCACCGAGAACTCTGCAAGCACAGAGGCGCTCTCGTCGTAG
- a CDS encoding uncharacterized protein (antiSMASH:Cluster_1) — MSRVNIRDGDGDDIEKEPMLEWQSVTKTRWQKYKRSILIVSSTLVLCIAGFTLLYHTFNKDQPVPSRTGSKLLAGEVNGLVPEFSVTPQVWYNNSLYGPEEDIRDLPQEEVQQLMKRWHALMPRGYGFVPVHEPEQYELAPPLQYDGLPPPDYYYSITVFHQLHCLNAILKTFVEDRTGYSVGGHAKRQEHFHHSRHILHCFDYLRQSIQCYADTALEGADEFSIAEGRDKVLVGTSGIGTTHMCKNYDQIKKYAEDNANPKWKRPLEKEH; from the exons ATGTCACGAGTCAATATCCGAGATGGTGACGGCGATGACATCGAGAAGGAACCTATGCTGGAATGGCAGTCTGTCACCAAGACACGATGGCAAAAGTACAAACGTTCGATATTGATCGTGAGCTCAACACTTGTGCTATGCATAGCGGGGTTCACATTGCTATACCACACATTCAACAAAGATCAACCAGTACCATCTCGAACTGGTAGCAAATTGTTGGCTGGGGAAGTCAATGGCCTCGTGCCTGAAT TCTCAGTAACACCGCAAGTGTGGTACAACAATTCACTCTATGGCCCAGAGGAAGACATCCGGGATCTGCCACAAGAAGAGGTGCAACAATTGATGAAGCGATGGCACGCACTTATGCCCC GTGGTTATGGGTTCGTGCCTGTCCATGAACCCGAACAGTACGAATTGGCGCCGCCATTGCAATATGATGGGCTGCCGCCTCcagactactactactccatCACGGTCTTCCACCAACTTCACTGCTTG AACGCCATCTTGAAGACCTTCGTCGAAGACCGCACGGGTTACTCAGTGGGCGGACATGCAAAACGGCAAGAGCACTTTCACCACAGCCGACATATCTTGCACTGTTTCGACTACCTCCGCCAAT CTATCCAATGCTACGCTGACACTGCCCTCGAGGGAGCTGACGAATTCTCGATCGCAGAAGGAAGAGACAAAGTATTGGTCGGCACATCTGGCATTGGAACGACGCACATGTGCAAGAATTACGATCAGATCAAGAAGTATGCGGAAGACAATGCGAACCCCAAGTGGAAGAGACCATTGGAGAAAGAACACTAG
- a CDS encoding uncharacterized protein (antiSMASH:Cluster_1~SMCOG1038:phenylalanine-specific permease), whose amino-acid sequence MSEKYDAHAYNGSERTDEISQSSTPSEVERLQDEKRTIGTFSAAFLIFNRVVGTGIFATPATIYRLAGSTGMALMLWVIGICIASAGMAVYLEFGTGIPKNGGEKNYLEYIYRHPKFIATAFYTPYIMLLGWAGGNSVIFGQYILLAAEVEVTRWNQRGIAMACVTTACAIHATNVKLGLKLQNALGFIKVLIVLIIVIAGWAALAGVTKLETKPDNFTNAFAGTTSDANAIVAALYSVIWSFIGYSNANYALRETKDPVKTLKIAAPTALAGISIIYMFCNIAYFAGVPREQLLTSGSAVSANFFRNVMGGPAARALSVFVALSAFGNVLSVVFSQARIVQELGREGITPFHRFFSSNRPFNAPAAGLFWQWLTTSVIILAPPPGDAYSLILNMVSYPLNAVNTFVGLGLVYLYFFRREWNPPFKCSWPVALFFGLANVYLVIAPLIPPTGGRTVYLELPYWLHVVIGWGIIGAGGVYYLVWVQILPRIGRYTLDRETTYDSVDGWERYHFVKRYHHQS is encoded by the exons ATGTCGGAAAAATACGATGCGCACGCCTACAATGGCAGCGAGCGAACTGATGAGATCTCTCAGAGCAGCACTCCTTCTGAGGTTGAAAGACTTCAAGATGAAAAGCGAACTATCGGCACCTTCTCAGCAGCTTTCCTGATCTTCAACCGCGTCGTCGGTACTGGTATTTTTGCGACTCCAGCCACGATCTACAGACTTGCAGGCTCGACAGGAATGGCTCTCATGTTGTGGGTGATTGGCATCTGCATTGCGAGTGCTGGTATGGCAGTATATCTCGAGTTTGGCACAGGCATCCCCAA GAACGGCGGAGAGAAGAACTACCTCGAATACATTTACCGACACCCCAAATTCATCGCCACAGCTTTCTACACTCCCTACATCATGCTGCTTGGCTGGGCAGGTGGTAACTCCGTCATCTTTGGGCAATACATCCTTCTCGCAGCTGAAGTTGAGGTTACTCGCTGGAATCAAAGAGGCATTGCCATGGCCTGCGTGACTACAGCATGCGCTATCCACGCCACGAATGTCAAGCTGGGGCTCAAACTCCAGAACGCCCTGGGCTTCATCAAGGTGCTGATCGTTCTCATCATTGTCATTGCAGGATGGGCAGCACTCGCTGGAGTCACAAAGTTGGAGACAAAGCCGGACAACTTTACCAATGCTTTTGCCGGAACTACCAGCGATGCCAATGCAATCGTTGCAGCACTTTACTCTGTTATTTGGTCCTTCATTGGCTACTCTAATGCCAACTACGCACTTCGGGAGACCAAAGACCCTGTCAAAACATTGAAGATTGCTGCGCCTACGGCTTTGGCGGGCATCTCTATCATTTACATG TTCTGCAACATCGCCTACTTCGCCGGTGTACCTCGCGAACAGCTGCTCACCAGCGGCAGTGCGGTCTCCGCAAACTTCTTCCGCAATGTCATGGGCGgcccagcagcacgagcactCTCTGTCTTCGTCGCGCTGTCAGCCTTTGGCAACGTGTTGAGTGTGGTGTTCTCGCAAGCTCGCATTGTCCAAGAACTTG GCCGCGAAGGAATTACTCCCTTCCaccgcttcttctcctcgaaccGCCCTTTCAACGCCCCCGCCGCAGGCCTCTTCTGGCAATGGCTCACCACCTCAGTCATCATTCTCGCTCCTCCTCCGGGTGATGCCTACTCCCTCATCCTCAACATGGTCTCCTACCCTTTGAACGCAGTCAACACTTTCGTCGGCCTAGGTCTCGtctacttatacttcttccgcCGGGAATGGAACCCACCATTCAAGTGTTCCTGGCCAGTGGCTCTTTTCTTTGGCCTGGCAAATGTCTATCTCGTGATCGCCCCACTTATTCCGCCGACTGGTGGTAGGACGGTTTACCTTGAGCTGCCTTACTGGCTGCACGTGGTGATTGGATGGGGAATTattggtgctggtggagtGTATTACCTGGTGTGGGTGCAGATTCTGCCGAGGATTGGGAGGTATACGTTGGATCGGGAGACGACGTATGATAGTGTGGATGGATGGGAGAGGTATCACTTTGTTAAGAGGTATCACCATCAGAGTTGA